One part of the Bdellovibrio sp. KM01 genome encodes these proteins:
- a CDS encoding NAD-dependent epimerase/dehydratase family protein, whose product MVNKKLLLLGSSGLIGSAIFRKLTDLKSFEIVSPSSYELDLRDSFAVDRYFQTHKPTHVIHAAGKSGGIYANINNPSTFSVENTLMTVNVLQSAFKAETKRLLQFIPSCVYPLTAELPYKEESIGSGHIEESSKYFAYAKLNALMMAQAFNQQHKTEFISIIPSNVYGLAIKSASENSHVIPSLIHRMLVAVKTNQKDIQIWGDGKNKRDFLYSDDLAEATLMILNHASPKPVINVASGEVVSISSLAELIRETVDYKGNLNYKNNGLAGAAHKYLDTSTANALGWKARTTLKDGIRSLLV is encoded by the coding sequence ATGGTAAATAAGAAATTATTGCTACTGGGAAGCTCCGGATTAATTGGCAGCGCGATCTTTAGAAAACTCACTGACCTAAAGTCATTTGAGATAGTATCTCCATCTTCGTATGAGTTGGATTTACGTGATTCCTTTGCCGTCGATAGATACTTTCAAACCCACAAACCTACACATGTCATTCATGCCGCAGGCAAAAGTGGCGGAATCTATGCCAACATTAACAATCCAAGTACTTTCTCGGTCGAAAATACCTTGATGACCGTCAATGTCCTGCAATCTGCATTTAAAGCCGAAACAAAACGACTTTTGCAATTCATCCCGTCTTGCGTTTATCCACTGACTGCCGAACTTCCCTATAAAGAAGAGTCCATCGGCTCAGGGCACATTGAAGAATCCAGCAAATATTTTGCTTATGCGAAACTAAATGCACTGATGATGGCACAAGCCTTTAATCAGCAACACAAGACCGAATTTATTTCGATCATTCCAAGTAACGTCTATGGCCTGGCAATAAAGTCTGCATCAGAAAACTCCCATGTGATTCCTTCTTTAATTCACCGCATGTTGGTTGCAGTAAAAACCAATCAGAAGGACATCCAAATCTGGGGCGACGGCAAAAATAAAAGGGACTTTCTGTATTCAGATGATCTGGCCGAAGCGACTTTGATGATTTTAAATCACGCATCTCCTAAACCAGTTATCAACGTGGCCAGCGGAGAAGTTGTTTCGATCAGCTCCTTGGCTGAGCTGATTCGAGAAACCGTAGATTACAAAGGGAATCTTAATTATAAGAACAATGGCTTAGCTGGGGCTGCTCATAAGTATTTGGATACTTCGACTGCGAATGCACTGGGCTGGAAAGCACGCACAACGCTTAAAGATGGAATCAGATCTTTACTAGTTTAA
- a CDS encoding YceI family protein: protein MTTAKFQIDPSHSSANFSIKHMMIAKVHGGFEKISGTLSLDSSDITKSVVEASIEAASINTREAQRDAHLKSADFFDVEKFPTITFKSKKVERVGEDELKVTGDLTIRDVTKEVVLEVEGPSAEHTDPWGNTKIGLSAKTKIKRKDFGLNWNAALEAGGVLVGDDVTISLDIQFAKNK, encoded by the coding sequence ATGACTACAGCAAAATTCCAAATCGACCCTTCACACTCCAGCGCAAACTTTTCCATCAAACACATGATGATCGCCAAAGTTCATGGTGGCTTCGAAAAAATCAGTGGAACTCTTTCCCTTGATTCTTCAGACATCACCAAATCTGTGGTGGAGGCAAGTATTGAGGCTGCAAGTATCAATACTCGCGAAGCTCAACGTGATGCCCATTTGAAAAGCGCTGACTTCTTTGACGTAGAGAAATTTCCAACGATCACTTTTAAATCTAAAAAGGTCGAACGCGTAGGCGAGGATGAACTTAAAGTAACCGGTGACCTGACTATTCGTGATGTGACTAAGGAAGTTGTTCTAGAGGTTGAAGGACCTTCCGCAGAACATACGGACCCATGGGGTAATACTAAAATCGGACTTTCCGCAAAAACCAAAATCAAACGTAAAGATTTCGGACTGAATTGGAATGCTGCCCTTGAAGCCGGGGGTGTTTTGGTCGGCGACGATGTGACTATCAGCCTTGATATTCAGTTCGCTAAAAATAAATAG
- a CDS encoding NTP transferase domain-containing protein — translation MRYGILDLNTIQGNATLVNSELESKTLVLLAGGMASRLNSFLNSESQVKCLTEFSGRVFLDYLLAQGHSAGIEHVIILGGPNREIIENAVGKLNYPMHFSFPEEKTRLGTGGALTLTAPYLQEKYFILSNADTYFSENPFELVKSQSTANKDAVFFMRNFETKPAFHDISEQKAHAWPDLYQTHSYTYTGLSVLSSEIVHNWHKLGLPMSCSYEKEVFNKIKTRAKFTAYPFAEIDFGTESGFKHLQSIFNKEAV, via the coding sequence ATGCGATATGGAATACTCGATTTAAATACCATTCAGGGAAATGCTACTTTGGTAAATTCGGAATTGGAATCAAAAACTTTAGTTCTCTTGGCTGGAGGCATGGCCTCGCGGCTAAACAGTTTTTTGAATTCCGAAAGCCAAGTGAAATGCCTGACCGAATTCTCAGGCCGAGTATTTTTAGATTATTTATTGGCGCAAGGGCACTCGGCAGGGATTGAACATGTCATCATTTTGGGTGGGCCAAATCGGGAGATCATTGAAAATGCAGTTGGCAAATTGAACTACCCAATGCACTTCTCCTTTCCGGAAGAGAAAACTCGCTTGGGAACAGGGGGAGCGTTGACTTTGACCGCTCCTTATCTGCAAGAAAAGTATTTTATCTTATCTAATGCCGATACTTATTTTTCAGAGAATCCCTTTGAGCTCGTAAAGTCGCAATCAACCGCGAATAAAGACGCTGTTTTCTTTATGCGCAATTTTGAAACAAAGCCCGCATTTCACGATATTTCCGAACAAAAGGCACATGCTTGGCCGGATCTCTATCAGACGCATTCTTATACCTACACGGGATTGTCGGTTTTGAGTTCTGAAATCGTACATAACTGGCATAAGCTGGGTTTGCCGATGTCTTGTTCCTATGAAAAAGAAGTTTTTAATAAAATCAAAACTCGCGCAAAGTTTACGGCTTATCCATTTGCTGAAATAGATTTTGGAACCGAGTCGGGCTTTAAGCACCTTCAAAGTATCTTCAATAAGGAAGCGGTATGA
- a CDS encoding DUF1440 domain-containing protein, whose product MNVLFRGFWASTMATSAMTFTLFESFKRLALRERKPLPPAQITRSLTDKLHLTHKTNSEMQQEATMINHFGYGAVCGIAYALLASKVPGNAALKGGLFGLGVWAASYYGLIPALKLQPQGRHMSPQRKLMMIGTHVVWGVSLAIAEDTLKRKGTQMLDARRRS is encoded by the coding sequence ATGAATGTCCTATTTAGAGGCTTTTGGGCAAGCACCATGGCAACGAGTGCGATGACCTTTACGCTGTTCGAATCTTTTAAAAGGTTAGCTCTTCGCGAGAGGAAACCTCTGCCACCCGCACAAATCACAAGATCGCTGACCGATAAATTGCACCTGACTCATAAGACCAACTCGGAAATGCAACAGGAAGCCACAATGATAAACCACTTTGGATACGGAGCCGTCTGCGGAATTGCCTATGCATTGCTGGCATCCAAAGTTCCAGGTAACGCCGCTTTGAAAGGCGGGCTTTTCGGACTAGGAGTCTGGGCTGCAAGTTACTACGGACTTATCCCTGCATTGAAACTACAACCCCAAGGAAGACACATGAGCCCGCAACGAAAACTAATGATGATTGGGACGCACGTGGTTTGGGGAGTCAGCTTAGCAATCGCCGAAGACACCTTGAAAAGAAAAGGTACACAAATGCTGGACGCCAGACGCCGTTCGTAA